A genome region from Erigeron canadensis isolate Cc75 chromosome 3, C_canadensis_v1, whole genome shotgun sequence includes the following:
- the LOC122593141 gene encoding FRIGIDA-like protein 1 translates to MGIMGEICSAINEIDGKKQKLRESLKHLLLVLQSNSSDSVARNLKWEDLDSYLKKLESSLQTKYNLLLRHQSPVEERSTELKRLCENSDGLGLKQFVVTITSSESESAPADPLSILVEAFTRYAPHTAPAMVLDSISLDQFHPSSPLVIMLQALIRFMQNQPPEPADIESLKDKAMQVALQLRTCSSSSLGFLLLVKAYGLIHRFDNHLVIDSFIILAQTLPSHAIHLCPQLLTPNHINDLIQKLIDKGMHITAVNFSLQLHTTDRFPPVRLLEERKLMSTTAIEEALHDVEACNEVMLREIGTLKAIIKCVDENHLHTEYPKDSVVELVNKLENEAENAKQHLVKKLRNDDPGSKKRPAIARVSKKKLLSKTKKPKQDKFLQTAASAEPQNAMPAEEPHSQASDLLTGHIDQYHSSSCGSDPTAPYTAPASPCELARANSGHSGNLMPVDKETGLCVSQSHPPSCYNSNGWISE, encoded by the exons ATGGGTATTATGGGTGAAATATGCAGTGCGATAAATGAAATCGACGGCAAGAAACAAAAGCTCCGGGAATCATTGAAACACCTCCTCCTTGTTCTTCAATCAAATAGTAGTGATAGTGTGGCGAGGAATCTGAAATGGGAGGATTTGGATTCATACTTGAAAAAACTCGAGTCCTCTCTCCAAACTAAATACAATCTCCTCCTCCGCCACCAATCCCCAGTAGAAGAAAGGAGTACGGAATTGAAACGTTTATGTGAGAATTCAGATGGTTTAGGGTTAAAACAGTTTGTTGTTACTATTACTAGTAGTGAAAGTGAATCCGCTCCTGCTGATCCACTTTCAATTTTGGTTGAGGCTTTCACCCGCTATGCACCTCATACTGCACCCGCTATGGTTCTCGACTCGATTTCACTGGATCAATTCCACCCCTCTTCTCCTCTGGTTATTATGTTGCAAGCTCTGATACGTTTTATGCAAAACCAACCACCTGAACCTGCAGACATTGAATCATTAAAGGATAAGGCTATGCAGGTTGCCCTCCAATTGAGGACTTGTAGTTCTTCTTCATTGGGTTTTTTGCTTCTTGTCAAGGCCTATGGTTTGATTCACCGATTTGACAACCACCTTGTTATCGATTCCTTTATCATTCTTGCCCAAACACTGCCTTCCCATGCTATCCATCTTTGTCCACAACTTCTTACTCCGAATCACATCAATG ATCTTATTCAGAAACTCATTGATAAAGGCATGCATATTACTGCTGTCAATTTTAGCCTTCAGCTTCACACGACCGATCGTTTTCCACCGGTTCGTCTCTTGGAAGAGCGCAAGTTAATGTCTACTACGGCTATTGAGGAGGCACTCCACGATGTAGAAGCTTGT AATGAGGTCATGCTGAGAGAAATCGGCACATTAAAGGCCATTATCAAATGCGTTGATGAAAATCACCTGCACACAGAGTACCCAAAGGATAGTGTGGTTGAACTTGTTAACAAACTCGAGAATGAGGCGGAAAATGCCAAACAACATCTTGTAAAGAAACTAAGGAACGATGATCCTGGTAGCAAAAAACGACCAGCAATAGCACGTGTATCCAAGAAGAAGCTGCTGTCAAAGACAAAGAAACCAAAACAAGACAAATTTCTTCAAACTGCAGCATCTGCAGAACCACAGAATGCCATGCCGGCTGAAGAACCTCATTCACAGGCATCAGATTTGTTGACAGGCCATATTGATCAATACCACAGTTCTTCATGTGGCTCTGATCCCACTGCTCCATATACCGCCCCAGCAAGTCCTTGTGAGTTGGCAAGAGCAAATAGCGGTCACAGTGGCAATCTGATGCCTGTTGATAAGGAGACTGGCCTTTGTGTTTCACAGTCACACCCTCCATCTTGTTACAATTCAAATGGTTGGATATCggaataa
- the LOC122592386 gene encoding scarecrow-like transcription factor PAT1 — protein sequence MQKSNNHHHHHQQPYYWTATTKQQHLDQTVYFSGGDVDGDGDVSQGSQQFSSDHTLPNNSFSSNGSPSSLHSFQPEPLYHSPDDYTSHLNMDPHLQNTIRELETIIGIDQDFSSSNWGDGGGCDTYNIIPADEECSIMEEIIARGDLKEALLACAKAVAQNNTALAEKLISMLRPFVSVSGDPSQRLAAYMLEGLVARLYASGTSIYKSLKCKEPTGGELFSYMMLLYEACPYFKFGYLSANGAIAEATKNEDSIHIIDFQISQGGQWVTLIQALAARPGGPPKLRITGIDDSRNAFARGGGLNIVGQRLAKLAESCKVPFEFYGVPVSVSDIEIQHLRVQPGEALAVNCALVLHHLPDETVHPQNHRDRLIRLIKSLSPKVVTLVEQESDVNTTNFFSRFQEAFSYYSAMFDSIDATLPRDHRERINVEQHCLAGEIVNVLACEGTEREERHELLGMWRSRFAKAGFTPFPLSTYVNATIKTLLENYCDKYRLEERDGALFLGWMNRDLVSSCAWK from the coding sequence ATGCAGAAATCCAAcaatcaccatcaccatcaccagcAGCCCTATTACTGGACAGCTACTACTAAGCAGCAACATTTGGATCAGACTGTTTATTTTTCTGGTGGTGACGTTGATGGTGATGGAGATGTAAGCCAAGGAAGCCAACAGTTTTCTTCTGATCACACACTCCCCAACAATTCTTTCTCTTCAAATGGCAGCCCCAGTTCGCTTCACTCCTTCCAACCCGAACCACTCTATCATTCCCCTGATGACTACACCTCTCACCTGAATATGGACCCTCATTTGCAGAACACCATTAGAGAATTAGAAACTATCATTGGAATCGATCAAGACTTTTCTTCTTCCAATTGGGGTGATGGTGGTGGGTGTGATACATATAATATCATTCCAGCCGACGAGGAATGTAGCATCATGGAAGAGATCATTGCTAGAGGAGATTTAAAAGAAGCTCTTCTTGCTTGTGCTAAAGCTGTTGCACAAAACAACACCGCACTTGCTGAAAAGCTAATATCAATGTTACGCCCTTTCGTCTCCGTTTCTGGTGACCCTTCACAAAGATTAGCTGCTTACATGTTGGAAGGCCTCGTTGCTCGTTTGTATGCCTCTGGTACCTCTATCTACAAATCTTTGAAGTGCAAAGAGCCAACTGGTGGTGAACTCTTCTCCTATATGATGTTACTTTACGAAGCCTGCCCGTATTTCAAGTTTGGTTATTTATCTGCAAACGGGGCCATTGCTGAAGCTACCAAAAATGAAGACTCGATCCATATAATTGATTTTCAAATTTCACAGGGAGGTCAGTGGGTGACTCTTATCCAAGCTCTAGCGGCTAGACCTGGTGGTCCACCAAAGCTACGCATCACTGGCATTGATGATTCTAGAAATGCATTTGCTAGGGGTGGAGGACTCAATATTGTTGGTCAGAGACTGGCCAAACTAGCAGAATCTTGTAAAGTACCTTTTGAGTTTTATGGCGTGCCAGTTTCTGTTTCCGACATTGAGATTCAGCATCTTAGGGTTCAGCCTGGGGAGGCATTGGCAGTTAATTGTGCATTGGTGTTGCATCACCTACCAGATGAGACTGTGCATCCTCAGAATCACAGGGATAGATTGATAAGGCTCATCAAGAGTTTGTCTCCAAAAGTTGTGACTCTTGTTGAGCAGGAATCTGATGTCAATACGACAAATTTCTTTTCCAGGTTTCAAGAGGCATTCAGCTACTACTCGGCCATGTTTGACTCGATTGATGCAACGCTACCAAGAGATCATAGAGAACGGATTAATGTAGAACAGCATTGTCTTGCTGGTGAAATAGTTAATGTATTAGCATGTGAAGGGACTGAGAGGGAGGAGAGACATGAGCTTCTCGGGATGTGGAGGTCACGTTTTGCTAAGGCTGGATTCACTCCATTCCCTTTGAGCACCTATGTAAATGCCACCATCAAGACCCTGCTTGAGAACTACTGTGACAAGTATAGACTTGAAGAGAGGGATGGCGCTCTGTTTCTTGGATGGATGAATCGAGATCTGGTTTCTTCTTGTGCTTGGAAATGA